In one Thermaerobacter sp. PB12/4term genomic region, the following are encoded:
- a CDS encoding lytic transglycosylase domain-containing protein — protein MVRWLGWGTTLAVAALVAMAVLYAAYPVPMAALIQREARACGLDPLLVAAVIRRESGFEPRAVSSRGARGLMQLMPETGAWAASRLGIEGFHPDRLFEPEVNLRLGCWYLAYLLDRFGGDPVAALAAYNGGEGTVEDWMARGHWHPAQGPGEIPFPETRHFVAGVLRDYRVYRWLYRHLPAVWGRVEQLAAAGTAAVEERLGR, from the coding sequence ATGGTGCGCTGGCTGGGGTGGGGTACAACCCTGGCCGTGGCCGCGCTGGTGGCAATGGCCGTCCTGTACGCGGCCTATCCCGTGCCGATGGCGGCGTTGATTCAGCGGGAAGCCCGGGCGTGCGGGCTGGACCCTCTGCTGGTGGCGGCGGTGATCCGGCGAGAGAGCGGTTTCGAGCCCCGCGCCGTATCCAGCCGGGGCGCCCGCGGCCTGATGCAGCTCATGCCCGAGACGGGTGCGTGGGCGGCCTCCCGCCTGGGGATCGAGGGATTCCACCCGGACCGGCTCTTCGAGCCGGAGGTCAACCTCCGCCTGGGGTGCTGGTACCTGGCATACCTGCTGGACAGGTTCGGCGGGGATCCCGTGGCCGCCCTGGCCGCCTACAACGGTGGGGAGGGAACGGTGGAAGACTGGATGGCGCGGGGCCACTGGCACCCCGCCCAGGGGCCGGGCGAGATCCCCTTTCCGGAGACCCGCCACTTCGTCGCCGGCGTGCTGCGGGATTACCGGGTCTACCGCTGGCTCTACCGTCACCTGCCGGCCGTATGGGGCAGGGTGGAGCAACTGGCGGCGGCCGGCACGGCGGCAGTGGAAGAGCGCCTGGGCCGGTAG
- a CDS encoding dihydrofolate reductase family protein: MQQLFPEARPWPDPLTIYDDLDLPAGPPHRPYVLVNMVSTVDGKVTMGRGAIQEPIGSKVDHGLMARLRAPVDAVLRGAGTVRAYDVPPRVPAEYAERRQARGLPPQPLPVVITGSCDLPLDARFFREAPRRPLVLTRRAAPADKVEAVRQVADVAFAGEEQVEMRAALALLRERYGIRRLLSEGGPTVNFAMLEAGVVDELFWTVAPKIAGYAEDKTMVMGPRALDPLVRLSLASAFFHEGELYLRYHVLD; this comes from the coding sequence GTGCAGCAGCTCTTCCCGGAGGCGCGGCCGTGGCCCGATCCTCTCACCATCTACGACGACCTGGATCTTCCCGCCGGGCCACCCCACCGTCCCTACGTGCTGGTGAACATGGTCTCCACCGTGGACGGCAAGGTCACCATGGGCCGCGGCGCCATCCAGGAGCCCATCGGCAGCAAGGTGGACCACGGCCTCATGGCCCGGCTGCGGGCGCCGGTGGACGCCGTGTTGCGCGGCGCCGGTACCGTCCGGGCCTACGACGTGCCGCCCCGCGTGCCCGCCGAGTACGCCGAGCGGCGGCAGGCCCGGGGCCTGCCGCCCCAGCCCCTGCCGGTGGTGATCACCGGTTCCTGCGACCTGCCCCTGGACGCCCGGTTCTTCCGGGAAGCGCCGCGGCGGCCGCTGGTGCTGACGCGCCGGGCGGCCCCGGCCGACAAGGTGGAGGCCGTGCGCCAGGTGGCCGACGTGGCCTTCGCGGGGGAGGAGCAGGTGGAGATGCGGGCGGCCCTGGCCCTCTTGCGGGAGCGCTACGGCATCCGGCGCCTGCTCAGCGAGGGCGGCCCCACGGTGAACTTCGCCATGCTGGAGGCCGGGGTGGTGGATGAGCTCTTCTGGACGGTGGCGCCCAAGATCGCCGGCTACGCCGAGGACAAGACCATGGTGATGGGGCCCCGTGCCCTGGATCCCCTGGTCCGGCTCAGCCTGGCCAGCGCCTTCTTCCACGAGGGCGAGCTCTACCTGCGCTATCACGTCCTGGACTGA
- the folP gene encoding dihydropteroate synthase, giving the protein MDQWRRALTRARRGELAVLRQPWHRPVPGGTVAPYLVKVLCTDEGRLAAWGTRYGLPARGICRHGSIPHYDLWGPLADRAWAELSPATLGTGPDAGPGENAEGAGPGGPPPGGSPLPGKGSSPSQGGMVLDHQNPEPPAGIDSQAPGPVPPGGGPGPRAVVAVLRGPWPAGDAAARLVRAGWPGAGALYDRWQHVLEIAPLPPELARRLAHEAAGQTGFATWRPYAGAASLLVGGSLPQLWSLAHRWAGRDQPATGQDLTRAAGHALARALLSLPHLPPGRLGAEGGAAPLSPAGVSAGSPAGGTAPAGRGSAGPVSAAPVAGGPWPAGGFPAGPVPLALGPRKVDFRGRSLLFGRRTLIMGVLNVTPDSFSDGGRYNAPDRALRRALEMVAEGADLIDVGAESANIAASKPELEEELARLVPVVERLVREVDVPISIDTYKAPVAEAALEAGAHIINDISGLHADPDLAAVCARYGAGVVIMHLQGHPRRLVREPRYDDVVLDITRYLAEGVQRALAAGVRPEAIVVDPGIGVGKRTRHNLEILENLGAFRSLGYPVLLGASRTSVIGNILETPIGDRLEGTLATTALAVVHGADMVRVHDVRANARVARMADALVRGWDEPAGGWPFDAVTGRQRRPLRELGRLPVRPGDQSRT; this is encoded by the coding sequence GTGGATCAGTGGCGCCGCGCCCTCACGCGAGCCCGCCGGGGCGAGCTGGCGGTGTTGCGCCAGCCCTGGCACCGGCCCGTGCCCGGCGGGACGGTGGCCCCGTACCTGGTCAAAGTGCTCTGCACCGACGAAGGGCGCCTGGCGGCTTGGGGCACCCGCTACGGCCTTCCCGCCCGGGGCATCTGCCGCCACGGGAGCATCCCCCATTACGACCTCTGGGGCCCGCTGGCCGACCGCGCCTGGGCGGAACTGTCCCCCGCGACCCTGGGCACCGGCCCGGATGCCGGCCCGGGTGAGAACGCAGAAGGGGCCGGGCCCGGAGGACCGCCTCCAGGCGGAAGCCCCTTGCCGGGCAAAGGGTCATCTCCATCTCAAGGAGGAATGGTCTTGGACCACCAGAACCCCGAACCGCCTGCCGGCATCGACAGCCAGGCGCCCGGCCCCGTCCCTCCCGGAGGCGGGCCCGGCCCCCGGGCGGTGGTGGCCGTGCTGCGCGGCCCCTGGCCCGCCGGCGACGCCGCGGCCCGGCTGGTTCGGGCGGGCTGGCCCGGTGCCGGCGCCCTGTACGACCGCTGGCAGCACGTCCTGGAGATCGCGCCCCTGCCGCCCGAGCTGGCCCGCCGCCTGGCCCACGAGGCCGCCGGCCAAACGGGCTTTGCCACCTGGCGCCCCTACGCCGGCGCCGCCAGCCTGCTGGTGGGCGGCTCGCTGCCCCAGCTGTGGTCCCTGGCCCACCGCTGGGCCGGCCGTGACCAACCCGCCACCGGGCAGGACCTGACCCGCGCCGCCGGCCACGCCCTGGCGCGGGCTCTGCTCTCGCTGCCCCATCTCCCGCCGGGGCGGCTGGGGGCAGAGGGCGGCGCCGCCCCCTTGTCGCCCGCCGGGGTTTCGGCAGGCTCCCCGGCCGGGGGAACGGCCCCCGCCGGGCGCGGGAGTGCGGGGCCGGTTTCCGCGGCGCCGGTGGCCGGCGGCCCCTGGCCCGCCGGGGGGTTCCCGGCGGGGCCGGTGCCCCTGGCCCTGGGTCCCCGCAAGGTCGACTTCCGGGGCCGCTCCCTGCTCTTCGGCCGGCGAACCCTGATCATGGGCGTGCTCAACGTCACCCCCGATTCCTTCTCCGACGGCGGCCGCTACAATGCCCCCGACCGGGCGCTGCGCCGCGCCCTGGAGATGGTGGCCGAGGGCGCCGACCTGATCGACGTGGGGGCCGAGAGCGCCAACATCGCCGCCTCCAAACCGGAACTGGAGGAGGAGCTGGCCCGGCTGGTCCCGGTGGTCGAGCGGCTGGTGCGGGAGGTCGACGTGCCCATCTCCATCGACACCTACAAGGCGCCCGTGGCCGAAGCGGCCCTTGAGGCCGGTGCCCACATCATCAACGACATCAGCGGGCTGCACGCCGATCCCGACCTGGCGGCGGTCTGCGCCCGCTACGGTGCCGGGGTGGTGATCATGCACCTGCAAGGCCACCCGCGGCGCCTGGTCCGGGAACCCCGCTACGACGACGTGGTGCTGGACATCACCCGCTACCTGGCCGAGGGCGTGCAGCGGGCCCTGGCCGCCGGCGTACGCCCGGAAGCCATTGTGGTCGACCCCGGCATCGGCGTGGGCAAGCGCACCCGGCACAACCTGGAGATCCTGGAGAACCTGGGCGCTTTCCGCAGCCTGGGATACCCCGTCCTGCTGGGCGCCTCGCGCACCTCGGTGATCGGCAACATCCTGGAGACGCCCATCGGCGACCGGCTGGAGGGCACGCTGGCCACCACGGCCCTGGCCGTGGTCCACGGCGCCGACATGGTGCGCGTCCACGACGTGCGGGCCAATGCCCGGGTGGCCCGCATGGCCGACGCCCTGGTCCGCGGCTGGGACGAACCGGCCGGCGGCTGGCCCTTCGACGCCGTCACCGGCCGGCAGCGCCGGCCCCTGCGGGAACTCGGGCGGCTGCCGGTTCGTCCGGGAGATCAGTCCAGGACGTGA